From the genome of Flavobacterium luteolum, one region includes:
- a CDS encoding PaaI family thioesterase, translating to MNYTKEQILARCNEFSKSTLMETLKIEYIDAGEDFLTAKMPVNPNVHQPMGLLHGGASVALAESVGSAASFFFINPKEQEVRGIEISANHLKSIREGYVFGTARIIHKGRSLHLWEIKITDEAGNLVSLCKLTNMVLDRKKSE from the coding sequence ATGAATTATACAAAAGAACAGATTTTAGCGCGCTGTAATGAGTTTTCTAAAAGCACATTAATGGAAACGCTAAAAATTGAATATATCGATGCCGGAGAAGATTTTTTAACTGCAAAAATGCCTGTAAATCCGAATGTTCACCAGCCAATGGGATTGTTGCATGGCGGAGCTTCTGTAGCTTTAGCAGAAAGCGTTGGAAGTGCCGCTTCTTTCTTTTTTATCAATCCGAAAGAACAGGAGGTAAGAGGTATCGAAATTTCGGCAAATCATCTAAAAAGTATTCGCGAAGGTTATGTTTTTGGGACAGCCAGAATTATCCACAAAGGAAGAAGCCTTCATCTTTGGGAAATCAAAATTACCGATGAAGCAGGGAATCTAGTTTCGCTTTGCAAATTGACGAATATGGTTTTAGATAGAAAGAAAAGTGAGTAA
- the purL gene encoding phosphoribosylformylglycinamidine synthase: MIHFFENQSKTVFAVQTQNEISAQDISKLNWLFADANKIEKSALTGFFVGPRATMITPWSTNAVEITQNMGISGIIRIEEFHPATEDFTDFDPMLSQKFNELDQEIFTINIQPEPILEIDDIATYNKVEGLALSEEEVDYLNNLSTKLGRKLTDSEIFAFSQANSEHCRHKIFNGTFVIDGEEKETSLFKLIKKTSQENPNDIVSAYKDNVAFVKGPKVQQFAPKSADKPDFYEIKEFDSVISLKAETHNFPTTVEPFNGAATGSGGEIRDRLAGGQGSLPLAGTAVYMTSYSRLKEDRKWENAVEERKWLYQTPMDILIKASNGASDFGNKFGQPLITGSVLTFEHEEENRKIGYDKVIMQAGGIGYGKLDQSIKKKPQEGDKIVILGGENYRIGMGGAAVSSADTGAFGSGIELNAIQRSNPEMQKRAANAIRGLVESDNNPIVSIHDHGAGGHLNCLSELVEETGGLIDLDKLPVGDPTLSAKEIIGNESQERMGLVIGQKDIDTLQRIADRERSPMYEVGDVTGDHRFTFESKSNGSKPMDYALEDFFGSSPKTVMTDKTIDRKYADVAYSANDFESYLKDVLRLEAVASKDWLTNKVDRCVGGKVAKQQNAGPLQLPLNNVGVMALDYLGKEGIATSIGHAPIAALIDPVAGSRNAIAESLSNIIWAPIKDQIKGISLSANWMWACKNEGEDARLYDAVQGCSDFAIELGINIPTGKDSLSMKQKYPNDEVIAPGTVIISAAGNCTDIKKVVEPVLQKNGDSIYYINLSQDDFKLGGSSFAQIRNTIGNETSTIKDASFFKNAFNTIQDLIGENQILAGHDIGSGGLITTLLELCFADVNLGAKIDFSAFAEKDLLKILFAENIGIVFQAKSDAAVEAKLKSNNIEFFKIGSVTSTATLEIADYKLDIPTYRDVWFETSYLLDQKQSKNGRAQARFENYKNQVLNYTFPTHFTGKKPEIDNSKPRPKAAIIREKGSNSEREMANAMYLAGFDVKDVHMTDLISGRETLEDIQFIGAVGGFSNSDVLGSAKGWAGAFLYNEKAKTALDNFFKREDTLSVGICNGCQLFMELEVINPEHEVHGKMHHNESQKHESIFTSVTVQENNSVMLSTLAGSTLGVWVSHGEGKFKLPYAEDQYNIVSKYAYEGYPANPNGSDYNTAMMCDKTGRHLVMMPHIERSTFQWNWAHYPKDRNDEVSPWHEAFVNARKWIEKN, encoded by the coding sequence ATGATCCATTTCTTTGAAAACCAAAGCAAAACTGTTTTTGCCGTACAAACGCAAAACGAAATTTCAGCTCAAGACATTTCAAAATTAAACTGGCTTTTTGCCGACGCAAACAAGATCGAAAAATCTGCATTGACAGGATTTTTTGTTGGTCCACGCGCCACTATGATCACACCTTGGAGTACAAATGCTGTAGAAATTACTCAAAACATGGGGATTTCTGGCATTATCAGAATTGAAGAATTTCATCCTGCAACGGAAGATTTTACAGATTTTGATCCAATGCTTTCTCAAAAATTCAACGAATTAGATCAGGAAATCTTCACTATCAACATTCAGCCGGAACCAATTCTGGAAATTGATGATATTGCCACTTACAACAAAGTAGAAGGTTTAGCTTTAAGCGAAGAAGAAGTTGATTACTTAAACAATCTTTCGACTAAACTAGGAAGAAAATTAACTGATTCTGAAATTTTTGCTTTCTCACAAGCGAATTCAGAACACTGCCGTCACAAAATCTTCAACGGAACTTTTGTAATTGACGGTGAAGAAAAAGAAACTTCTCTTTTCAAATTAATCAAAAAGACATCTCAGGAAAATCCGAACGATATTGTGTCTGCTTACAAAGACAACGTTGCTTTTGTAAAAGGACCAAAAGTGCAGCAATTTGCACCAAAATCGGCTGACAAACCTGATTTTTACGAAATAAAAGAATTTGATTCGGTAATCTCATTAAAAGCCGAAACACACAATTTCCCAACAACAGTTGAGCCTTTTAATGGAGCTGCAACAGGTTCTGGAGGAGAAATTCGTGACCGTTTAGCCGGAGGACAAGGTTCATTGCCTTTAGCTGGAACTGCGGTTTACATGACTTCATATTCTCGTCTAAAAGAAGATAGAAAATGGGAAAATGCAGTTGAAGAAAGAAAATGGTTGTACCAAACTCCAATGGATATTTTGATCAAAGCCTCAAACGGAGCTTCTGATTTCGGTAATAAATTTGGTCAGCCGCTTATTACAGGTTCTGTTTTAACTTTCGAACACGAAGAGGAGAACCGTAAAATTGGTTACGATAAAGTAATCATGCAAGCGGGAGGAATTGGATACGGAAAACTAGATCAATCAATTAAAAAGAAACCACAAGAAGGCGATAAAATCGTAATTCTTGGAGGAGAAAATTATAGAATCGGAATGGGTGGTGCTGCGGTTTCTTCTGCAGATACAGGAGCTTTCGGTTCAGGAATCGAATTAAATGCGATTCAACGTTCAAATCCTGAAATGCAAAAACGTGCTGCAAACGCGATTCGTGGTTTAGTTGAAAGTGACAATAACCCAATTGTTTCTATTCACGATCACGGAGCTGGAGGACACTTAAACTGCCTTTCTGAATTAGTGGAAGAAACTGGAGGTTTAATCGATTTAGATAAATTACCAGTTGGAGATCCAACACTTTCTGCAAAAGAAATTATCGGTAACGAATCTCAGGAAAGAATGGGATTGGTTATTGGTCAAAAAGATATTGATACTTTACAAAGAATTGCTGATAGAGAGCGTTCGCCAATGTACGAGGTTGGAGATGTAACGGGAGATCACCGTTTTACATTCGAATCAAAATCAAATGGTTCAAAACCGATGGATTATGCTTTAGAAGATTTCTTCGGAAGTTCTCCAAAAACGGTTATGACAGACAAAACTATCGATAGAAAATATGCTGATGTTGCGTATTCAGCAAATGACTTCGAAAGTTATTTAAAAGACGTTTTACGTTTAGAGGCTGTTGCTTCAAAAGACTGGTTAACGAACAAAGTTGACCGTTGCGTTGGTGGAAAAGTAGCAAAACAACAAAATGCAGGTCCGTTACAATTGCCTTTGAATAACGTCGGCGTTATGGCTCTGGATTATTTAGGTAAAGAAGGAATTGCAACTTCTATCGGACACGCTCCTATCGCTGCTTTGATTGATCCGGTTGCAGGAAGTAGAAATGCTATTGCAGAATCGTTATCAAACATTATCTGGGCGCCAATTAAAGATCAGATAAAAGGTATTTCATTATCTGCAAACTGGATGTGGGCTTGTAAAAACGAAGGTGAAGACGCTCGTTTATACGATGCTGTACAAGGTTGTTCAGATTTTGCAATTGAATTAGGAATCAATATTCCAACAGGAAAAGATTCACTTTCAATGAAACAAAAATATCCAAACGATGAAGTAATTGCGCCGGGAACGGTTATTATTTCAGCTGCTGGAAACTGTACCGATATTAAAAAAGTAGTAGAACCTGTTTTACAGAAAAACGGAGATTCTATCTATTATATTAATTTGTCTCAAGATGATTTCAAATTAGGAGGTTCATCTTTTGCACAAATCAGAAACACAATCGGAAACGAAACTTCTACAATTAAAGACGCTTCTTTCTTTAAAAATGCTTTTAATACAATCCAGGATTTAATTGGTGAAAACCAAATTTTAGCGGGTCACGATATTGGAAGCGGTGGTTTAATCACTACTTTATTAGAATTGTGTTTTGCTGATGTGAATTTGGGAGCTAAAATTGATTTCTCTGCATTTGCTGAAAAAGACTTGTTGAAAATCCTTTTCGCAGAAAACATCGGAATTGTTTTCCAAGCTAAATCTGACGCAGCTGTTGAAGCTAAATTGAAATCTAATAATATTGAATTCTTCAAAATTGGTTCTGTAACTTCTACAGCAACTTTAGAAATTGCAGATTATAAATTAGATATTCCAACTTATAGAGACGTTTGGTTTGAAACTTCTTATTTATTAGATCAAAAACAATCTAAAAACGGAAGAGCTCAGGCACGTTTTGAAAACTATAAAAATCAGGTTTTAAACTATACTTTCCCAACACATTTTACAGGAAAGAAACCAGAAATCGACAATTCTAAACCAAGACCAAAAGCGGCTATTATTCGTGAAAAAGGAAGTAATTCTGAGCGTGAAATGGCAAATGCGATGTACTTGGCAGGTTTTGACGTAAAAGACGTTCACATGACGGATTTAATTTCTGGTCGTGAAACGCTTGAAGATATTCAGTTTATTGGAGCTGTTGGAGGATTCTCTAATTCAGATGTTTTAGGTTCTGCTAAAGGTTGGGCTGGAGCTTTCTTATACAACGAAAAAGCAAAAACAGCTTTAGACAATTTCTTCAAAAGAGAAGATACTTTATCTGTTGGAATCTGTAACGGTTGCCAATTGTTTATGGAACTGGAAGTAATTAATCCTGAGCACGAAGTTCACGGAAAAATGCACCATAACGAAAGCCAGAAACACGAAAGTATCTTTACTTCTGTAACAGTTCAAGAAAATAATTCGGTTATGTTATCGACTTTGGCTGGAAGTACTTTAGGAGTTTGGGTTTCTCACGGAGAAGGTAAATTCAAATTGCCTTATGCAGAAGACCAATACAACATTGTTTCTAAATACGCTTACGAAGGTTATCCTGCAAACCCGAATGGTTCTGACTACAACACAGCAATGATGTGTGATAAAACCGGAAGACATTTGGTTATGATGCCTCACATTGAGCGTTCGACTTTCCAATGGAACTGGGCGCATTATCCAAAAGATAGAAATGACGAGGTTTCGCCTTGGCACGAAGCTTTTGTTAATGCTAGAAAATGGATTGAGAAAAACTAA
- a CDS encoding TonB-dependent receptor domain-containing protein — MKNIIRKIYLAILLFTLSQFSFAQKTAIKGTITDGKNPIEFVDVILKNTADSTKTANYAVTDISGNFSLENVTSGEYLLQFKLIGFKTNTKKIKYTGTAISLGTITLQEDANQLNTVVVNSQKKQIQKTNEGFIFNAVSNISQTGGTATDMLKSIPTVAVDAEGGITLRGKSPMILINGKNSAITNMDQIAASSIESIEVISNPTAKYDANAESGIINIKLKKNNLSGTNGAVALGAGFGAKGRVNSSVLFNHKTEKWNFGLGYDNRFAGRTKKINADRTNYFIDDEHFIHQNRNDERTEGLQNLKLNIDFSPNDKNSFSFEALGNLETQDNDETLYTQVNTSANAFFSNNRRHSLELERSKVGELAFTYDRKFDDARKSLNTSITSSFGKHRENTDIDTYNYDEYQQQIGDALLQRTHNYENQNISNAIVNYAFPISEKSVIETGYKGTFRFFNSDFESADMINGDYVVNPLASNSFEFNEQINAVYGLINSYIGDSENPKWKYNLGLRAENVSNTGATQNNSDRFSNNYLKLFPSASIQLNLKPYEFIKLGYSKRINRPDLDDLNPFIDITDALNPHGGNPYLKPEIIHIAEMSYNKNWKNYSFSTNAFYRNATDAIRQYAQLLDNGVILLQPQNIGSTVTYGLETIFSLKPFSFYDANISLTAFQQNINADNLPQAEDVVSSAFSWYGKIINNFVPWKGGKLQIIGNYNSAVATPQGKRIPIYNVDMGFQQKLGKGNARLGLVVTDMFNTLESGYKNNTLLFSNNRTNKSDTRALMATFAYTFRSDFKEKLLENQFSTE; from the coding sequence ATGAAAAATATTATACGCAAAATATACCTCGCAATTCTCTTATTTACTTTAAGCCAATTTTCTTTTGCTCAAAAAACAGCAATAAAAGGAACCATCACAGACGGAAAAAATCCTATAGAATTTGTTGATGTAATTTTAAAAAACACAGCCGATTCAACCAAAACCGCTAATTATGCTGTTACGGATATTTCTGGAAATTTTTCATTAGAAAATGTAACTTCTGGAGAATATCTGCTTCAGTTTAAATTAATTGGTTTTAAAACCAATACTAAAAAAATAAAATATACCGGTACAGCTATTTCACTTGGCACGATCACTTTGCAAGAAGATGCCAACCAGCTTAATACTGTCGTGGTAAATTCACAGAAAAAACAGATTCAGAAAACAAACGAAGGCTTTATTTTTAATGCTGTTTCGAATATTTCGCAAACGGGCGGAACCGCTACAGATATGCTTAAAAGTATTCCAACGGTTGCTGTCGATGCAGAAGGCGGTATTACCTTAAGAGGAAAATCGCCAATGATTTTGATCAACGGAAAAAATTCGGCTATTACCAATATGGATCAGATTGCTGCGAGCAGTATTGAAAGTATTGAAGTAATTAGTAATCCTACGGCTAAATATGATGCAAATGCCGAAAGCGGTATCATTAATATAAAACTCAAAAAGAACAACCTCAGCGGTACAAATGGTGCTGTAGCATTGGGCGCAGGTTTTGGTGCAAAAGGAAGAGTAAATAGTTCTGTTCTTTTCAATCATAAAACAGAAAAATGGAATTTTGGTTTAGGCTATGACAATCGTTTTGCTGGAAGAACAAAGAAAATAAATGCCGACCGAACCAATTATTTTATTGATGACGAACATTTTATTCATCAAAATCGAAATGATGAACGAACTGAGGGTCTTCAGAATCTCAAATTAAATATTGATTTTTCTCCAAATGACAAAAATAGCTTTTCATTTGAAGCGCTTGGAAATCTAGAAACTCAAGACAATGACGAGACTTTATACACGCAGGTAAACACAAGTGCCAATGCCTTTTTCTCCAATAACAGAAGACATTCATTAGAACTGGAACGCTCAAAAGTTGGCGAACTTGCTTTTACCTATGATCGTAAATTTGATGATGCCCGAAAAAGTTTAAATACCTCAATTACCTCTTCTTTCGGAAAACACAGAGAAAATACCGATATTGACACTTATAATTACGATGAATATCAGCAGCAGATTGGTGACGCTTTGTTACAGAGAACACATAATTACGAAAATCAAAATATTTCGAATGCCATAGTTAATTATGCTTTTCCAATTTCTGAAAAATCAGTTATAGAAACGGGTTACAAAGGAACCTTCAGATTTTTCAATTCAGATTTTGAAAGTGCCGATATGATTAATGGTGATTATGTTGTAAATCCTTTAGCTAGTAATAGTTTTGAATTCAATGAACAGATAAACGCTGTTTATGGTTTGATCAATTCTTACATTGGTGATAGCGAAAATCCAAAATGGAAATACAATTTAGGTTTACGTGCCGAAAATGTTTCCAATACTGGAGCAACGCAAAATAATAGCGATCGATTCAGTAATAATTACTTGAAACTCTTTCCATCAGCTTCCATACAATTGAATTTAAAACCTTATGAATTCATAAAGCTAGGATATAGCAAACGAATTAACCGTCCTGATCTCGATGATTTAAATCCGTTTATTGATATTACAGATGCACTGAATCCGCATGGTGGAAATCCGTACTTAAAGCCAGAGATCATTCATATTGCCGAAATGAGTTATAATAAAAACTGGAAAAATTATTCTTTCTCGACCAATGCTTTTTACAGAAATGCAACCGATGCCATTAGGCAATATGCACAGCTTTTGGACAATGGTGTAATTTTACTTCAGCCACAAAACATTGGAAGTACTGTTACGTACGGTTTAGAAACAATTTTCAGTCTTAAACCATTTTCTTTTTATGATGCCAATATTAGTTTAACTGCTTTTCAGCAAAACATTAATGCAGACAATTTGCCACAGGCCGAAGATGTTGTAAGCAGTGCTTTTAGCTGGTACGGAAAAATCATTAATAATTTTGTTCCTTGGAAAGGCGGAAAACTTCAAATTATTGGCAACTATAATTCGGCTGTTGCAACTCCGCAAGGAAAAAGAATTCCGATTTATAATGTTGATATGGGATTTCAGCAAAAATTAGGAAAAGGAAATGCTCGACTAGGTTTGGTTGTTACAGATATGTTTAATACACTCGAAAGCGGTTATAAAAACAATACACTTTTGTTTAGCAATAACCGAACGAACAAATCAGATACGCGTGCTCTAATGGCAACTTTTGCTTACACTTTCAGATCTGATTTTAAAGAAAAACTACTCGAAAACCAGTTTTCTACGGAATAA
- a CDS encoding AMP-dependent synthetase/ligase: MVSITRLFDFPYYQQETYNLPVALATKKNGVWEKTSSEEYIAKANAISRALLRMGVQKDDKIALISSNNRTEWNIMDIGILQTGAQNVPIYPTIAEEDYEYILNHSGSIYCFVSDEEVLQKVNAIKANVPSLKEVYSFNEIDGCKHWSDLLILGEDDSNQSEVEARKDSIHTDDLATIIYTSGTTGRPKGVMLSHKNIVSNVLDSSPRIPFDPGKSTALSFLPICHIFERMILYIYQYYGVSVYFGESIDKISDNLKEVRPTVITAVPRLLEKVYDKIYAKGAELTGIKKKLFFWAIDLGLRYEPYGANGAWYEFQLKIARKLIFSKWKEGLGGNLDLMVSGSAALQPRLTRVFAAAEIPVMEGYGLTETSPVIAVNDQRNKGFKIGTVGKPIRNVEVKIAEDGEILLKGPNVMLGYYKDPEKTAEAVIDGYFHTGDIGEIDNEGFLKITDRKKEMFKTSGGKYIAPQMIENAMKQSRFIEQIMVIGEGEKMPGAFIQPNFEFVKEWAKIHKITLGSSDAEISANPDVIKRIDEEVEGINKKFGHWEQVKRFELTPDVWSIDGGQLTPTLKLKRKIIKEIYKDLYGKIYGNN; this comes from the coding sequence ATGGTTTCAATCACACGCCTTTTTGATTTTCCCTATTATCAACAAGAAACTTACAACCTTCCAGTTGCTCTTGCAACCAAAAAAAATGGAGTCTGGGAAAAAACATCCAGTGAAGAATATATTGCAAAAGCAAATGCTATTTCGAGAGCATTATTGCGTATGGGCGTTCAGAAAGATGATAAAATTGCTTTAATAAGCTCAAATAACCGTACCGAATGGAATATTATGGATATTGGTATTTTGCAGACTGGTGCTCAGAATGTTCCAATTTATCCAACTATTGCAGAAGAAGATTACGAATATATTTTAAACCATAGTGGCAGTATCTATTGCTTTGTTTCTGATGAAGAAGTGCTACAGAAAGTAAATGCAATTAAAGCCAATGTACCTTCATTGAAAGAGGTTTATTCTTTTAATGAAATTGATGGCTGTAAACATTGGTCAGATTTATTGATTTTAGGCGAAGATGACAGCAATCAAAGCGAAGTTGAAGCTAGAAAAGATAGCATCCACACAGACGATTTAGCAACAATTATTTATACTTCTGGAACAACAGGAAGACCAAAAGGCGTTATGCTTTCGCACAAAAATATTGTGTCAAATGTTTTAGACAGTTCGCCAAGAATTCCGTTTGATCCAGGAAAAAGTACAGCATTAAGCTTCTTGCCTATCTGCCATATTTTTGAAAGAATGATTTTATACATCTATCAATATTATGGTGTATCGGTTTACTTTGGAGAATCTATTGATAAAATCAGTGATAACTTAAAAGAAGTACGTCCAACTGTAATTACTGCTGTACCAAGGCTTTTAGAAAAAGTATACGATAAAATTTATGCTAAAGGTGCAGAATTAACAGGTATCAAGAAAAAACTGTTTTTCTGGGCTATCGATTTAGGTTTAAGATATGAACCATACGGAGCAAATGGCGCTTGGTATGAATTTCAATTAAAAATTGCCCGCAAACTTATTTTCAGCAAATGGAAAGAAGGTTTGGGCGGAAATTTAGATTTAATGGTTTCTGGAAGTGCCGCTTTACAGCCACGTTTAACAAGAGTTTTTGCTGCTGCAGAAATTCCGGTTATGGAAGGTTACGGTTTAACTGAAACTTCTCCAGTAATTGCCGTAAACGACCAAAGAAACAAAGGATTTAAAATTGGAACTGTTGGAAAACCAATCCGTAATGTGGAAGTGAAAATTGCCGAAGACGGAGAGATTCTATTAAAAGGTCCGAACGTAATGTTAGGCTACTATAAAGACCCAGAAAAAACTGCTGAAGCTGTAATTGATGGTTATTTCCATACCGGAGATATTGGAGAAATTGACAACGAAGGTTTCTTAAAAATTACAGATCGTAAAAAAGAAATGTTTAAAACTTCTGGCGGTAAATATATTGCTCCGCAAATGATCGAAAATGCAATGAAACAATCTCGTTTTATTGAGCAGATTATGGTTATTGGTGAAGGTGAAAAAATGCCAGGCGCTTTTATTCAGCCAAACTTCGAATTTGTAAAAGAATGGGCTAAAATCCATAAAATTACTTTAGGAAGTTCTGATGCAGAAATTAGTGCTAATCCAGATGTTATTAAACGCATTGACGAAGAGGTGGAAGGCATCAACAAAAAATTCGGACACTGGGAACAAGTAAAACGTTTTGAGCTTACACCAGATGTTTGGTCTATAGATGGCGGACAGCTTACTCCTACTCTAAAATTGAAACGTAAAATTATAAAAGAAATTTATAAAGATCTTTACGGAAAAATCTACGGAAACAATTAA
- a CDS encoding AAA family ATPase, giving the protein MNQGNRFRISQLKIKNFKCIDEIEFSFDSNNLIVFDGPNGYGKTTVFEAIEILFTEKPRRFRDVNLDARYTFLDSPIHKSNNLEVELELIINDGNETEHSIKRVFPKSIGKSKSNNISQIFNDSTLFINNKESTYDILEQTLDFSNLYKLYSVLNYVEQDENTYFLKKDPKDRYDSFLVSLIGGEEERNELIKITQCGLDIFRRKKQYKERIGEIEKLNYDFSNINYELSYKRLISDKDFEWDKSEIKNTVLDINISYLNEIDKISYLFENKSLLNDIELISKLNNYSNLTFAEEFSKNYWSITNFEFLENEYSTRNKNEREIKNNNLKIELIEKQKFTDLNDESFYNFLLEKEKLKINIEEFLVKIRLVKSLQESLSIQNTILSNFKDRRQDLIDFRNEHKNHINLNDGECPTCGFDWKTNEALIEQINVTQQKIFSDYLINNKNFEEQKQLLINENLNPIKEFLIKENNSLDEENKKLIRNDEFLQLKDRFENLKNKFDHFLELFVLNKKDELISLVNNRVIDTIDEIIRKVYSFINDNKPKISEEIEINSVLADFENYFNKSLEVLEQVTSDDILDKKKYVQSQYLKAIDSELQSFKLKHNKLKTVEDKLNGIIKVYDQKIKDYTEEIINKISIPFHIYTGKILQNHSLGSGLSIEFETGKQKQVYIRPTCKDQEVAYLLSSGQLSATVISLMLVLNKVFNQSKLGTILIDDPLQTLDEINTHSLVELLKYNFSDQQLILSTHEDRYSKFIRYKYDRFGLTGKSINMKNRI; this is encoded by the coding sequence ATGAATCAAGGGAATAGATTTAGAATTAGTCAATTAAAAATTAAAAATTTCAAATGCATTGATGAAATTGAATTTAGTTTTGATTCTAATAATTTAATTGTTTTTGATGGACCAAACGGATATGGTAAAACCACCGTTTTTGAGGCTATAGAAATATTATTTACTGAAAAGCCGAGAAGATTTAGAGACGTCAACTTAGATGCTAGATATACTTTTTTGGATAGCCCAATACATAAATCTAATAATTTAGAAGTAGAGTTGGAATTAATTATAAATGATGGAAATGAAACAGAACATTCAATAAAAAGAGTTTTTCCGAAAAGTATAGGTAAATCAAAATCAAATAATATAAGTCAAATTTTTAACGATTCTACTCTTTTTATCAATAATAAAGAATCTACTTATGATATTTTAGAACAAACATTAGATTTCTCAAATTTATATAAACTTTATTCTGTTCTAAATTACGTAGAACAAGATGAAAATACCTATTTTCTAAAAAAAGACCCTAAAGATAGGTATGATTCTTTTTTGGTTTCATTAATTGGAGGTGAAGAAGAAAGAAACGAATTGATTAAAATCACGCAATGTGGTTTAGACATCTTTAGAAGAAAAAAGCAATACAAAGAAAGAATTGGTGAAATTGAAAAATTAAATTATGATTTTTCAAATATAAATTATGAATTAAGCTATAAGCGTTTAATTTCAGACAAAGATTTTGAATGGGATAAAAGTGAAATTAAAAATACTGTCTTGGATATTAATATTTCATACTTAAATGAAATAGATAAAATAAGCTATCTATTTGAGAATAAATCTTTATTAAATGATATCGAATTAATCAGTAAATTAAATAATTATTCAAACTTAACATTCGCAGAAGAATTTTCAAAAAATTATTGGAGCATAACAAATTTTGAATTTTTAGAAAATGAATATTCTACAAGGAATAAAAACGAGAGAGAAATTAAAAATAACAATTTAAAAATTGAGCTTATAGAGAAACAAAAGTTTACCGATTTAAATGATGAATCTTTTTATAATTTTTTATTAGAAAAAGAAAAATTAAAAATTAATATAGAAGAATTTCTAGTAAAAATTAGATTGGTTAAAAGCTTACAAGAAAGTTTATCAATACAAAATACTATTTTATCAAATTTTAAAGATAGAAGGCAAGATTTAATTGATTTTCGTAATGAACATAAAAATCACATTAATTTAAATGATGGCGAGTGCCCCACTTGTGGCTTTGATTGGAAAACGAATGAAGCATTAATCGAGCAGATAAATGTTACTCAGCAAAAGATATTTAGTGATTATTTAATTAACAATAAAAATTTTGAAGAGCAAAAACAATTATTGATTAATGAAAATCTGAATCCAATTAAAGAATTTTTGATAAAAGAAAATAATTCTTTAGATGAAGAAAATAAAAAATTAATAAGGAATGATGAATTTTTACAGCTAAAGGACAGATTTGAAAATTTGAAAAATAAGTTTGATCATTTTTTAGAATTGTTTGTATTGAATAAAAAAGATGAATTAATTAGTCTTGTAAACAATAGAGTTATTGATACTATTGATGAAATTATCAGAAAAGTATATTCTTTTATAAATGATAATAAGCCAAAAATTTCTGAAGAAATAGAAATTAATTCAGTTTTAGCTGATTTTGAAAACTATTTCAATAAATCACTAGAAGTTTTAGAACAAGTTACTTCAGATGATATATTAGATAAAAAGAAATATGTTCAATCGCAATATTTAAAAGCAATTGATTCTGAGCTACAAAGTTTTAAATTAAAGCATAATAAACTTAAAACTGTTGAGGATAAATTGAACGGTATTATAAAAGTTTATGATCAGAAAATAAAAGATTACACGGAAGAAATTATTAATAAAATAAGTATTCCTTTCCACATATATACTGGTAAAATTTTACAAAATCATAGTTTAGGTTCTGGGCTTTCTATAGAATTTGAAACAGGTAAACAAAAACAGGTTTATATAAGACCAACTTGTAAAGATCAAGAAGTGGCGTATCTCTTAAGTTCTGGTCAGCTATCAGCAACTGTTATATCTTTAATGCTAGTTTTGAATAAAGTTTTTAATCAGTCAAAACTGGGAACTATTTTAATTGATGATCCATTACAGACTTTAGATGAAATTAATACTCATTCATTGGTAGAATTGCTGAAGTATAATTTTAGTGATCAACAATTAATTCTTTCAACGCATGAAGATAGATATTCTAAATTTATTCGATACAAATATGATAGATTTGGCTTAACAGGTAAATCTATTAATATGAAAAATAGAATTTAG